One stretch of Aeromicrobium fastidiosum DNA includes these proteins:
- a CDS encoding SRPBCC family protein: MSVNTTTVRATPDEVWSVLADGWSYALWVVGASRIRSVDEAWPAEDSSIHHSVGVWPLLIDDRTTVLASVPGRRIRLRAKGWPLGEAEVDIGLTASGSGTEITIAEEPTAGPGVLVPDPVNDVALRWRNAETLRRLGYLVENRRAS, from the coding sequence ATGAGTGTCAACACGACGACAGTCCGCGCGACTCCCGACGAGGTGTGGTCCGTCCTGGCGGACGGTTGGTCCTACGCCCTGTGGGTCGTCGGGGCCTCCCGCATCCGCAGCGTCGACGAAGCGTGGCCGGCTGAGGACAGCTCGATCCACCACTCCGTCGGTGTCTGGCCGCTGCTCATCGACGACCGCACCACGGTGCTGGCATCCGTCCCGGGCCGCCGCATCCGGCTGCGGGCCAAGGGTTGGCCGCTCGGTGAGGCCGAGGTCGACATCGGCCTGACGGCGTCCGGGAGCGGCACCGAGATCACCATCGCGGAGGAGCCGACCGCAGGACCCGGCGTCCTCGTGCCCGACCCCGTGAACGATGTCGCGCTGCGCTGGCGCAACGCCGAGACGCTGCGGCGGCTCGGCTACCTCGTCGAGAACCGGCGCGCCTCGTGA